A single window of Anomaloglossus baeobatrachus isolate aAnoBae1 chromosome 5, aAnoBae1.hap1, whole genome shotgun sequence DNA harbors:
- the LOC142311945 gene encoding uncharacterized protein LOC142311945, with product MVCRSTVCSTREPASNPTGAIPEQSATGEHRHRPHPSEPSLSSTSVPSTCAGASGETSLPEAAGDEIAFPLPHPSDTAALSRTPLGSGRQRHRGQERSYAPEFLHLNAAFQNAIKLLAEQSSSGFSFMKASMDKNTHELCTRLDRLHLDASKSPNHCFFQAVLERMEKLSPDQQMHVMQATQQALAQVSSQPPPPTPRPAPAPPPAIVPTPPAAQYQPAAQYQPAAQYQLPTTSAPTLPTHYHLLPSTPIMTPTQASNSPATSCLPIPPLNPTILNTSHPISCFPSWFLHTFTFCYFPTTNTTFHPPYSHCACVPI from the exons atggtgtgcagaag caccgtctgcagcactcgggagcctgcatcgaacccgacaggagcgatccctgaacagtccgccactggggaacacaggcacagaccccacccatctgaaccttccctttcatctacatctgtcccatccacctgcgctggagcttccggtgagacttcattacctgaagctgctggtgacgagatagcttttcccctaccccacccctctgacactgctgccctcagtagaacacctttgggttctgggcgtcagcgtcataggggtcaggaaaggagctatgcgcccgagttcttgcatctaaatgcagccttccagaacgccattaaatTATTAGCAGAACAATCTAGTTCTGGTTTTAGCTTCATGAAGGCCTCTATGgataaaaatacacacgaattgtgcacgcgtctggacaggctgcatttagatgcaagtaaatcacccaatcattgtttttttcaagccgtactcgagcgcatggaaaagctatctcctgaccagcagatgcatgtaatgcaagccacacagcaggctctggcgcaggtttcctcccaaccacctccacccacccctcgtccagcacctgccccccctccagccattgtccctactccccctgctgcccagtaccagcctgctgcccagtaccagcctgctgcccagtaccagctcccaaccacatctgcccctacacttcctacccactaccacctcttgccttccacacccatcatgaccccaacacaagcctctaattcacccgccacctcttgtctcccaatccctccactcaacCCCACAATCCTTAacacatcccatcccatctcctgttttccctcttggtttctccacaccttcaccttctgttacttccccaccaccaacaccactttccaccctccatactcccactgtgcatgtgttcccatctga